TCTCGACAAACGCCCTAAGATTTTTTCGCTGAAGGAGATTTTACAGTCATACGCAACGCACCGTAACCAAGTCGTTGTTAGAAGAACGCAATTCGATTTGGATAAAGCTCAAAAAAGAGCTCATATCTTGGAGGGATTGAGAATTGCCCTCGATAATATCGATGAGGTAATCAAAATCATTCGTGCTTCGAAAGATCCTAGAGAAGCACAGGCAAAGTTGATGAGTACTTTCGGTTTGTCCGAAGTCCAATCGGATGCGATCCTTGAAATGCGTTTGCAAAGACTTACTTCTTTGGAAGTTCAAAAAATCATCGATGAATTGGAACAGGTCCGTCTGATCATTTTGGACTTGGAGGATATTTTAGCGAAACCTGAGAGAGTAAAACAAATCATTTGTGACGAATTATCCAAAGTATCCGAATCTTTCGGTTCAGGTCGCACAACGGAAATTAGTTTGGAGTCTCTCGAATCTTCTACGTTCAATGCGGAAGACTTGATCGCGGACGAAGAAGTAGTCGTTCAAATTTCGGAAGATATGTTTATCAAACGATTGCCTATGGATACTTTCCGTCGTCAAAAACGAGGAGGAAAGGGTATTCAAGGAATTTCTTCCAAGAGAGAAGACTTCGTTAAAAAACTAAGCACCGCAATGACTCATGACAATCTAATGCTCTTTTCCAACAAAGGCCGGGCTTTCCTCATGAAAGTTTACGAGTTGCCGATCGGAACGAAAGAAGCACGGGGAAAATCTCTAAAGGCAATTATCAATTTAACGGAAGACGAGATCATTACTTCCTTATTCGCATTCAGAGATTTTGACGAATCGTATCTCCTCATGGTTACCAGAGACGGATTTGTAAAAAAAATCCAATTGGATGAGTTTTCAAACGCTAAAAAATCAGGTTTGATTGCCATCGGACTCCGTGAAGGTGATGAGCTCATCGATGTGCTTTCCAATCCTGAAAACTACGATGTATTCATCGCAAGTAAAGATGGTCTTGCTATTCGTATGAATCTCAATGAACTACGATCGCAAGGAAGAACTGCTTCCGGTGTGACGGCAATGCGACTGGATGAAAAAGATCAAATTGCAGGTATTACGAAAGTAGAACCTAACACTCATTTGTTCTGTATATCTGAAAATGGTTTTGGTAAGAGAACCGATTTCGAAGAATTTTCAACGAAAGGTCGCGGCGGAAAAGGTATGACCTATCTGAAAATCGGAGAAAAGAACGGCCGCTCCGTCGGTATTGCAACAATTCGGGAAGAGGATGAGCTATTGATCATCACTCAATCTGGAATGGCGATTCGAGTGGAAGCTAAAGGCATTTCAATGGTCGGACGAACCGCAATGGGTGTCAAAGTAGTAAACACGAAAGATGAAGATTTTGTAAAAGACTTTGCTATTGTAAGGGATACGGAAGAGACCGTTTAATTATGGTTAAAGTAGGAAATGTGGAGATTAAAGGAGATGTGACTTTGTCTCCTATGGCAGGGATATCCGATAGTCCCTACCGACGTATCGCCAGACGATATGGCTCCGCATTCTCCTATACTGAATTCGTATCTACAGAGCAGATCCTACTTGGAAATCAAAAATCAATCGATATGTTTCGATTCAAGGAAATCGAAAGACCTATTTCCTTTCAGATCTTCGGATCTGATTTGAATACCGTTGTAGAAGCTGCAAAACGAATTGAACCTTTAGGGCCCGATATCATTGATCTGAATATGGGGTGCTCCGTTTCCAAAGTGTCTCATCACGGATCAGGGGCAGGGCTCTTGCGCAATCTTCCTTTGGCCGGCCAAATGATCGAAGGAATCCGAAAATCAGTCTCCGTTCCCGTTACCGCCAAAATTCGGTTAGGTTGGGACGAAGAAAATCTGAATTATAAAGAATCCGTTCATATACTGCAAGAATCAGGTGTCTCGGCAATTTCCGTTCACGGAAGAACAAAATCCATGGCGTATACCGGAAAAGCGGATTGGGAATCCATTGGTGATATTAAGTCTTTTGCAAAGGTGCCGATCTTTGGTAATGGAGATGTTGCGAGTTACGGAGAAGCCAAAGAAAAAATCAGAAAATATAAAGTGGATCTTGTTTTGATCGGGAGAAAAGCCATCGGGAACCCCTGGATTTTTTCAGAGAGAGACAAATCATCCGTTTCTTTTGCAGAAATCAAAAAAGTTGTCATTGAACATTTGTTAACTATGCTTGATTTTTATCCTAGCGATGATGACTACGGTCTTATTTTATTCCGTAAACATTTCGCAAAATATGTGGAAGGGACAAACTTTCCAAAAGATTTGAAAAGCCAAATGTTACAGACAAATTCTCTCAACATGTTTTTGCAATTATTCTCGAATTACGAGCAAACGGAAACAAATACCAAATTGGAAACAATTGAACTGAATGATAGCCTCAATTGCGAAACCTACTTGGTCGATGTATAAAAAAGGAACTTATTAATGGCAGATTCTCAAAAATCAATTTTTTCCGATTCGTACTCTATGTATGGCGGAGTAAAACAAAAAAGAAAAAAAGCCAGAGTAAAACTGGACATTGCTTGTGAAATCGGTTTATCGAATGGAAAAGGAACTCCAGTTACCGCTCAACTGACTGATCTCGGAACAGGTGGCTTGTCATTGCAAACGACTTCTTTGTTTTATGAGGGGGATGTGGTGACGATTAGTTTTATGTTGAACAAGGTGAAAACATTTATCCAAGGTACTGTCAAACGAATTGCCGGAAAGACTACAACGGTTATTTTTTCGGAGCTTCCGCCGGATGTTCATGCAAGAGTGCAGGAGTTCATTCATAAACATTACTTTGATCCTAAGGCAAAACTTTAAATCAAAGGATAGAAAACTCTCCAGGCATAAAAAAAACCTCCTCAGCGTTTCCACAAAGGAGGTTCGGAATTCTAAAGTAAGTAAGCTAAATTATTGAACTTCTTTCGCTTTAGTTTCTAGTGCTTTTTGACCGCCGGCATATCTCATATAACCAACGCAATCACACTCTTCCCAAGATTCTTGTTCACCGACTTCAGCGCAAGCACCTGTGTCTTTGTTAAGTGAACAACAGTCATAAATTCCTAAACCACTGATTTTACCTTTTGATTCGGAAACGATAACCGAACCGGTAGATTGACCGTCAGAAACACCGGAAGCTTGTTCCAAGTATTCACCAAGGATCTTTTTCAAACCATCGCCTGCTACTTGTAGGCGAGCCGCTTCACGGCAAGTTGACTTCTTCATTGCAATTGATTTTTCATTGATTGCTTTTGCGGAAGCGCGAGCGGAAAATTTCATGTACAGATATTCGAATTCTTTCTCTTTACCTTTGCAGTATTCAGCAGGACTTTTGCCTTCTTTCCCAGCTGCGGCATCCGGAGCGCAAGCCCAGCCTTCAAAAATCCAACCGTTCTTTCCAACAGTTGTGGCATCTCTTCTGGAATCCCCACCACCACATGATACTATGAAGGCTACTAGAGAAGCCATTACGATAAGCGATTTCTTCATAAAGAATCTAACTCCTTTCCGATAGATTAGATAGGTTGGAAATCTGATTGTCAATCTTTTCTCTACGAATAGATTCAGAGAGAATTGGGAAATATTAAAATTAGTGAAAAAAACTAGAATTATTCTAATCAATATATTTCGTTATCATAGAATGAACAATGTTCTAATTATAGCGCTTCTGTTTTCGGTTTTTCCTTTTTTTGAAATCTTTGCTAAAGAAATAAGCATTTTACCTGCGTCCTTAAGCGGGGATGTTCCTGCTTTTTTGGGCACGAAAGAAGAAGCGTCCGTTGAACTTGCAAAAATTTCGAGGCATTATTTAAAGAGAAATTTTTTTACTGAAACAACAGATTCAAAAAGCATTGAGAATTTTCTTTCTTCGGAAGGTTTCAGCGCAGATACAAAACTAACAGAACAAAATTTGAATTTGTTATGCATTGAATGGGATAGCAATTTTATTTCCAAAGATTCCATTGACTTTGGAAATCCTGTTTTGATTCAAACGGAGATCTATAATTGTAAAAGCAAATCACTTCAGCAAATCCAATCAAAACTCATATCAAATTTCATCTTAGCAATTGAAAAACATATAGAGAAAAGTTTTCGATTCCTTCCTCCGAAGATTCATGACAATCGACAAAAAAGGGATAATGTTTATAACGAAGTTTATTTTTTATTCGATACCAATGCTTCGTATGCTTATTACAGAAAAGATTTTGTAAAATCGGTTTCTTCCTTAATTGATATGCCCAATTTGTTTTTGGGATTAACTATCGTCCGCAAAGACAAAATATTAAATATCGCTTCTTCTTTGGAACATGCAGAAGTCAAAAAAGTTATAGAAGATACAACTTGGTCGGGAAATAATTCTTCCGATGTTATTTTACAATCGATTCAATCTTTGAAGTTAAGATTCACCGGAGGCAAAAAGGAATCGAGAAAACTCTTTTTACTTTTGTCTGGAGCTTCCAAAGACAAATCAAATGCGATCATACTTGCATTGAATGAAATCAGACAATTAGGATTTCAAATTCATATAGTGATTCCGAATCATTCGGAATTGACTGTGATTCGAGAATTGCAAAGGATCGGACGTTCCAGCTCCGCAAAAATATTAGGAATCACGGATTATCAGAAGATAGGAAACGAAGACGGTTATTCCAATTTATATTTGAATCAATTTAATCTTTATACTTCGGTACTTGATGCTCCGCCTCCTTTTGATTTCAATGCCTCCAATTATAAAAAATGGGACGCTTCGATCGTTCGTGCAGCAGTAGATGTAATCACTCCTTACAATATGTTTCAGGCTTATGAAAAAATTTCGGAAAAACGAGTTTTGGAAAAATCGGAAGTGAAAACCGACATCGAAACTTTACTCGGCTCCGAGATGATTCGGGAGGAATCGGATACCGGCAGATATCAAAATGCTCTTCTGGAAACGAAAGGAGAAGCTATCTGGATCAAACTTCCTATCGAATTGAATGTAGTGCCCGGAAAAGAATATGTTATACAGACTACGTTCTACGGAGATTCG
The nucleotide sequence above comes from Leptospira kobayashii. Encoded proteins:
- the gyrA gene encoding DNA gyrase subunit A — translated: MTETNGQENESTKTLALNLSGRPDVAGALKAGVRVIPVEIEDQMKEAYLDYAMSVIVGRALPDVRDGLKPVHRRILHAMNERAWRSDRPYVKSAKIVGEVIGNFHPHGDAPVYETMVRMVQKFSMREPLVDGQGNYGSVDGDNAAHYRYTEARLTKLAEELLKDIEKNTVEFSPNFDDTRQQPDVLPANFPNILVNGSTGIAVGMATNIPPHNLKESLNAVIALIQNPDISLYELMKILPGPDFPTGGTIIGGEGLYQAYSTGRGSIRIRSKVDIIENAKGREIIVISEIPYQVNKKHLLEKIGDLVNEKIIEGITEILDLSDRKGIRVELHIKKDFNAQVILNQLFKLTQLQVSFGITMLAILDKRPKIFSLKEILQSYATHRNQVVVRRTQFDLDKAQKRAHILEGLRIALDNIDEVIKIIRASKDPREAQAKLMSTFGLSEVQSDAILEMRLQRLTSLEVQKIIDELEQVRLIILDLEDILAKPERVKQIICDELSKVSESFGSGRTTEISLESLESSTFNAEDLIADEEVVVQISEDMFIKRLPMDTFRRQKRGGKGIQGISSKREDFVKKLSTAMTHDNLMLFSNKGRAFLMKVYELPIGTKEARGKSLKAIINLTEDEIITSLFAFRDFDESYLLMVTRDGFVKKIQLDEFSNAKKSGLIAIGLREGDELIDVLSNPENYDVFIASKDGLAIRMNLNELRSQGRTASGVTAMRLDEKDQIAGITKVEPNTHLFCISENGFGKRTDFEEFSTKGRGGKGMTYLKIGEKNGRSVGIATIREEDELLIITQSGMAIRVEAKGISMVGRTAMGVKVVNTKDEDFVKDFAIVRDTEETV
- a CDS encoding tRNA dihydrouridine synthase; protein product: MVKVGNVEIKGDVTLSPMAGISDSPYRRIARRYGSAFSYTEFVSTEQILLGNQKSIDMFRFKEIERPISFQIFGSDLNTVVEAAKRIEPLGPDIIDLNMGCSVSKVSHHGSGAGLLRNLPLAGQMIEGIRKSVSVPVTAKIRLGWDEENLNYKESVHILQESGVSAISVHGRTKSMAYTGKADWESIGDIKSFAKVPIFGNGDVASYGEAKEKIRKYKVDLVLIGRKAIGNPWIFSERDKSSVSFAEIKKVVIEHLLTMLDFYPSDDDYGLILFRKHFAKYVEGTNFPKDLKSQMLQTNSLNMFLQLFSNYEQTETNTKLETIELNDSLNCETYLVDV
- a CDS encoding PilZ domain-containing protein, producing the protein MADSQKSIFSDSYSMYGGVKQKRKKARVKLDIACEIGLSNGKGTPVTAQLTDLGTGGLSLQTTSLFYEGDVVTISFMLNKVKTFIQGTVKRIAGKTTTVIFSELPPDVHARVQEFIHKHYFDPKAKL
- a CDS encoding lipoprotein LipL21, translating into MKKSLIVMASLVAFIVSCGGGDSRRDATTVGKNGWIFEGWACAPDAAAGKEGKSPAEYCKGKEKEFEYLYMKFSARASAKAINEKSIAMKKSTCREAARLQVAGDGLKKILGEYLEQASGVSDGQSTGSVIVSESKGKISGLGIYDCCSLNKDTGACAEVGEQESWEECDCVGYMRYAGGQKALETKAKEVQ
- a CDS encoding LIC10012 family protein, whose product is MNNVLIIALLFSVFPFFEIFAKEISILPASLSGDVPAFLGTKEEASVELAKISRHYLKRNFFTETTDSKSIENFLSSEGFSADTKLTEQNLNLLCIEWDSNFISKDSIDFGNPVLIQTEIYNCKSKSLQQIQSKLISNFILAIEKHIEKSFRFLPPKIHDNRQKRDNVYNEVYFLFDTNASYAYYRKDFVKSVSSLIDMPNLFLGLTIVRKDKILNIASSLEHAEVKKVIEDTTWSGNNSSDVILQSIQSLKLRFTGGKKESRKLFLLLSGASKDKSNAIILALNEIRQLGFQIHIVIPNHSELTVIRELQRIGRSSSAKILGITDYQKIGNEDGYSNLYLNQFNLYTSVLDAPPPFDFNASNYKKWDASIVRAAVDVITPYNMFQAYEKISEKRVLEKSEVKTDIETLLGSEMIREESDTGRYQNALLETKGEAIWIKLPIELNVVPGKEYVIQTTFYGDSLSTWGVKNLPNETSVLRTSSSYPRSLLILPSQSKKFLESNKIKQFSGYLQGVISVVKKK